TCCTAAACAAAATCAATAAGAAACCTTTTTTAACAAGATATCAAATCTTCAAGCACTCATTCCTCCAAAATTGTATTCTTTTTAACATTCCTAAATCACAGCATAACTTCAATATTATCTGCCTGCCATGAGATATTAACTTGCCTCCAATAGAAAGTATCAGATATCTGATACTTTTTACCTGCCTATTTACAAAATCACTTTGTAATATGTTATTCTTAAGAAAGATTATTAAATTATAGGCAAGCATGCCTACCTTAAACCAAAGTCCATTTGCACCAAGACTACCTGAAGGCAAATGATTTAAATCAAATCCGTATTTAGCTTCTTTTATATAATATTCACACTCACCCCTCTTATTGTAGAAATGAACTACTTCTTCTGCAGATTTGGTAGAATTTGTTGCTATAGCTTTATAAACATAATTGTCACCTAATAATTCAGGTATACTTAAAGAAGGCTTTATGAGCTTCTTTTTTAAAACTACAACTCTAAAGCTTTCTTTGCTCTTATTCATACTGTGAATAAATTCACTGACCTCTTCGTTATCAACTAAACTACCATAACGGTCTTTATAAGGTCTCCATGAATCTTCAGAAATATTAGCAATCCCATTCAGAATAGATATGTCTTTATCTGCTCCAATATAAAATTCTATACCCGCACTATTACAGTAATTTATTATATCTGCTTGATATGCTGCTGAATCACTTCGAAATCCAGATACTTTTATGCCTGATAATGATAATTTATCTGAGGCTCTTTTTAATTGGGACAATATTCCTGTAACAGCTGATATATTTCCCTCCCTGAACTCTTCGTCAATACAATAACCTATGTCAGATACAAAGC
The nucleotide sequence above comes from Deferrivibrio essentukiensis. Encoded proteins:
- a CDS encoding IS1380 family transposase — its product is MIPIKLKESKEKITPFGGAIVLSELLKSLGIRDYIDKNLPLPKSNAGLLPSSKIIPVLLSMILGGRGYSDVDKLKSDKALCEIFNLKVVPDSTTIGRFFKEYSGESLSVANSTSIKAIGTLLSTIAIKSLKHLNKKEVTLDIDATYMQVYNEEAKICYKGFKSYSSLCCFVSDIGYCIDEEFREGNISAVTGILSQLKRASDKLSLSGIKVSGFRSDSAAYQADIINYCNSAGIEFYIGADKDISILNGIANISEDSWRPYKDRYGSLVDNEEVSEFIHSMNKSKESFRVVVLKKKLIKPSLSIPELLGDNYVYKAIATNSTKSAEEVVHFYNKRGECEYYIKEAKYGFDLNHLPSGSLGANGLWFKVGMLAYNLIIFLKNNILQSDFVNRQVKSIRYLILSIGGKLISHGRQIILKLCCDLGMLKRIQFWRNECLKI